The proteins below are encoded in one region of Paenarthrobacter ilicis:
- a CDS encoding ABC transporter ATP-binding protein, with the protein MSEQNQQKKRGWGAKSRAAEDSQATAEATIATEVLEDDDFVEEEYVPSEADGGMFGDVPAKKAKAFWPSAKRLMGLLKPESVGVYIVVGLVIVSVVLNVIAPKVLGSAMDVIFGGVMGKQIPPGVSQDQFVELLRQQGQGNFADMVSKMQLTNGIDFNKLTFLISIVLLMYFVANIFLWAQGWLLNRIVMRVIKKLRNDVQAKLNRLPLNYFDTRQRGDILSRVTNDVDNVQQGLQQAFSQLVSSVLTVLGITVMMFIVSWELALIALVALPLSGIVAGVIGARSQKLFAAQWKNTGALNGQIEESFSGHDLVKVFGRDADMLERFDAKNEELYKASFGAQFVSGVIFPAMNFVSYLAYVGIAVVGGLRVASGSMSLGDATAFIQYSREFTQPLGQIAGMANMLQSGVASAERVFEFLDADEEVEETGTKHLPAKTDGHVEFDHVSFSYVEDKPLIEDLSFSAEPGHTVAIVGPTGAGKTTLVNLVMRFYELNAGRITLDGVDIKDLSRAELRSKVGMVLQDAWLFGGTIYDNIKYGNLDATEEQVMEAAKATYVDRFVRALPDGYQTIIDEEGNNVSAGEKQLITIARAFVSDPSLLILDEATSSVDTRTELLLQKAMAALRTDRTSFVIAHRLSTIRDADTILVMENGQIVEQGNHAHLLTLQGAYYRLYMSQFAGEQETAVDDSTAVHS; encoded by the coding sequence ATGAGCGAGCAGAACCAGCAGAAGAAGCGCGGCTGGGGTGCCAAGTCCCGTGCGGCTGAGGATTCCCAGGCAACCGCCGAGGCCACCATCGCCACGGAGGTCCTGGAAGACGACGACTTCGTGGAAGAGGAATACGTTCCCTCGGAAGCCGATGGCGGCATGTTCGGTGATGTGCCGGCCAAGAAAGCCAAGGCCTTCTGGCCTTCGGCCAAGCGGCTCATGGGCCTGCTGAAGCCGGAGAGCGTTGGCGTGTACATCGTTGTGGGCCTGGTGATCGTTTCAGTAGTCCTGAATGTGATCGCCCCCAAGGTTCTGGGCAGCGCCATGGACGTCATTTTTGGTGGCGTCATGGGCAAGCAGATTCCGCCGGGAGTATCCCAGGATCAGTTTGTAGAACTTCTGCGCCAGCAAGGGCAGGGCAACTTCGCGGACATGGTCTCCAAGATGCAGCTCACCAACGGCATCGACTTCAACAAGCTGACGTTCCTGATCTCGATCGTCCTGCTCATGTACTTCGTAGCCAATATCTTCCTGTGGGCACAGGGCTGGCTGCTCAACCGGATCGTCATGCGGGTCATCAAGAAGCTCCGCAACGACGTCCAGGCGAAGCTGAACAGGCTTCCGCTGAACTACTTCGACACCAGGCAGCGCGGCGACATCCTCTCCCGCGTCACCAACGACGTCGACAACGTCCAGCAGGGCCTCCAGCAGGCGTTCTCGCAGTTGGTCAGTTCCGTGCTGACGGTTCTGGGCATCACCGTCATGATGTTCATCGTGTCCTGGGAGCTGGCGCTGATCGCGCTGGTCGCCCTTCCACTGTCAGGTATCGTTGCCGGGGTTATCGGAGCGCGCAGCCAAAAACTGTTCGCCGCACAGTGGAAGAACACCGGCGCACTGAACGGTCAAATCGAAGAGTCCTTTTCCGGGCATGACCTGGTGAAGGTTTTCGGCCGCGACGCCGACATGCTGGAACGCTTCGACGCCAAGAACGAGGAACTTTACAAGGCTTCCTTCGGGGCCCAGTTCGTTTCCGGCGTGATCTTCCCGGCCATGAACTTTGTGTCCTACCTGGCCTATGTGGGCATCGCAGTGGTGGGCGGTCTGCGCGTCGCCTCCGGCTCCATGAGCCTGGGTGACGCCACGGCGTTCATCCAGTACTCGCGTGAGTTTACGCAGCCCCTCGGCCAGATCGCCGGCATGGCCAACATGCTGCAGTCCGGGGTGGCCTCCGCCGAGCGTGTCTTCGAATTCCTGGATGCTGACGAAGAGGTGGAAGAGACCGGCACCAAGCACCTCCCCGCAAAGACGGATGGGCACGTGGAATTTGACCACGTTTCCTTCAGCTACGTGGAGGACAAGCCGCTGATTGAAGACCTCTCGTTCAGTGCAGAACCCGGGCACACAGTGGCCATTGTGGGTCCCACGGGTGCTGGCAAGACCACCTTGGTGAACCTGGTGATGCGCTTCTACGAGCTCAATGCCGGGCGGATCACGTTGGACGGTGTGGACATCAAGGACCTCAGCCGTGCCGAGCTGCGCTCCAAGGTAGGCATGGTGCTGCAGGATGCCTGGCTCTTTGGCGGGACCATCTACGACAACATCAAGTACGGCAACCTGGACGCTACCGAAGAGCAGGTCATGGAGGCAGCCAAGGCTACGTACGTTGACCGCTTTGTCCGCGCTTTGCCGGATGGGTACCAAACCATCATTGACGAAGAAGGCAACAACGTCAGTGCCGGTGAAAAGCAGCTCATCACCATCGCCAGGGCCTTTGTCTCCGATCCTTCGTTGTTGATCCTGGATGAGGCAACGAGCTCGGTGGATACCCGCACCGAGCTCCTGCTGCAGAAGGCCATGGCGGCTCTCCGCACGGACCGGACCAGCTTTGTCATCGCCCACCGGCTCTCCACCATCAGGGACGCGGACACCATTCTGGTGATGGAAAACGGCCAGATTGTGGAACAAGGCAACCATGCCCACCTGCTGACTTTGCAGGGCGCCTACTACCGGTTGTACATGTCCCAGTTCGCCGGGGAGCAGGAAACTGCCGTGGATGATTCGACGGCGGTGCACAGCTGA
- a CDS encoding acyl-CoA thioesterase: MRWGDMDAYGHINNVQIVRMLEEARVAAFGPPRGAGLPGVEPPAALFNDVEEGTMTLVVEHKVRYVRTLEYRNIPAVVEIWVGAVKGASFDLHYVIKDPVTREDCVKASTHLAFVSEATGRVLRLTGEQKEKLARYQA, translated from the coding sequence ATGCGCTGGGGTGACATGGATGCCTACGGACACATCAACAACGTCCAGATTGTCAGGATGTTGGAAGAGGCGCGTGTCGCGGCCTTCGGACCTCCCCGGGGAGCCGGACTGCCCGGTGTGGAACCGCCTGCAGCCCTGTTCAACGATGTTGAGGAGGGCACCATGACCTTGGTGGTGGAGCACAAGGTCCGCTACGTCCGGACGTTGGAATACCGGAATATCCCGGCAGTGGTGGAGATCTGGGTGGGCGCAGTCAAGGGTGCCAGCTTTGACCTCCACTATGTCATCAAGGACCCCGTAACGCGGGAGGACTGCGTTAAGGCCAGTACCCACTTGGCATTCGTCTCCGAAGCCACAGGACGGGTGCTCCGGCTGACCGGGGAACAGAAGGAAAAGTTGGCGCGCTATCAAGCCTGA
- a CDS encoding copper homeostasis protein CutC, which translates to MKLEIAVVGAAGAGTAASEGADRVELCSSLELGGVTPSQGLMEASLEHADGRLEVHPLVRSRPGDFLYSATDIDTMAHEIRHLLRMGAHGVVIGALIPDGGVDVAAIQRLVGVAREANPDAQLTFHRAIDQSADPLAAVDQLLELGFTRVLTSGGAASAGAGLDTLRRMVERADGALEIMAGGGLTVQDIQSMHAAGVSAVHLSAKRTVSTLVGIPRATEKSPSGAISLGSQDGTDPTAYTVTDWATVRAARAAVDAVSTASGTKSGTGI; encoded by the coding sequence ATGAAACTTGAAATCGCGGTGGTGGGTGCTGCCGGAGCCGGAACCGCCGCATCCGAAGGTGCTGACCGTGTGGAACTGTGCAGCAGCCTGGAACTGGGCGGCGTCACCCCCAGTCAAGGGCTCATGGAAGCGAGCCTGGAGCATGCGGATGGTCGGTTGGAAGTTCACCCGCTGGTTCGATCCAGGCCAGGGGATTTTTTGTACTCGGCAACGGACATCGACACCATGGCCCATGAAATCCGCCATCTGTTGCGCATGGGAGCCCACGGCGTGGTGATCGGTGCGTTGATTCCTGACGGCGGCGTGGACGTGGCCGCGATTCAGCGGCTTGTGGGCGTGGCCAGAGAAGCGAATCCGGATGCGCAGTTGACGTTCCACCGTGCCATCGATCAGTCCGCAGATCCTTTGGCCGCCGTGGACCAGCTGCTGGAGCTCGGTTTCACCCGCGTCCTGACCTCCGGCGGTGCGGCCAGCGCGGGCGCAGGGTTGGACACGCTGCGGCGCATGGTGGAGCGCGCAGACGGAGCTTTGGAAATCATGGCCGGGGGTGGGCTGACCGTTCAGGACATCCAGTCCATGCACGCGGCAGGCGTTTCCGCCGTTCACTTGTCCGCAAAGAGGACTGTGTCCACCTTGGTCGGCATCCCACGGGCCACAGAGAAGTCGCCGTCCGGGGCCATTTCGCTGGGTTCACAGGACGGCACCGATCCCACGGCCTACACGGTGACAGACTGGGCAACCGTCCGGGCTGCTCGAGCGGCGGTGGATGCCGTCAGCACGGCTTCGGGCACTAAATCCGGAACTGGAATCTGA
- a CDS encoding DUF5107 domain-containing protein, which yields MSARNTTGEDPLWAGRTTVTKSTLRLTMAHLGPLNPLPVVAADPVHPYTVGQGVPEELQASVRFGGVPNVYPYLQQDNYSREAAPREVPAVVLENSKLKVTVLPSLGGRIWELLDKTTGKQLLHTHSAPQLANLALRNAWFAGGLEWNIGTRGHSPTTVEPLHTALVTAPDGKRILRMWEYERLREVVFQVDIWLPAESPVLFAAVRIRNPNNHAVPMYWWSNAAIPERERTRVIAPADHAYGSDYATTITRVRPADHHGYDATWPVKNPHAADFFFDVRPDQQGWVVAADEDGDGLAMLSSSRLRGKKLFVWGQGPGGKRWQEWLSPGAGPYAEIQAGLAQTQFEHLSMPAGAEWTWVEAYGNGRLDAAAAHSPDWRGAVQHATERLKGLVSHRDLEDMLPTAVRDADIPPSRMIMVGGGWGVVERSRRRRAGMPWLDESGTPFVNGSLTPEQEPWLALLRGSPFDGADNYVAGEDWEELLGADSGSEACFHRATMQHARQDVAAAADGYRRILAVPGVRRRTRALAHRGLGLALLAMGKIQEGLAHLRDGVETDSSDVAFLVEAVTLSIRHGDPVMARDMAESAPKEGAVVGRLRFLRAVALAQSGHQAEAAAILREGVEIPDIREGEDTIAELWERVCPGEPVPAAYRFGMH from the coding sequence ATGTCGGCCCGCAACACGACGGGTGAGGATCCCCTGTGGGCCGGACGCACCACGGTGACCAAGTCCACCCTCCGGTTGACCATGGCCCACTTGGGACCGCTGAACCCGCTTCCGGTGGTGGCAGCTGACCCGGTCCATCCCTACACCGTGGGCCAGGGTGTTCCCGAAGAACTCCAAGCCTCGGTGCGGTTCGGAGGAGTACCCAATGTTTATCCGTATCTCCAGCAGGACAACTACAGCCGGGAAGCGGCACCCAGGGAGGTTCCCGCCGTCGTTCTTGAGAACAGCAAGCTCAAGGTGACCGTGCTCCCGTCTCTTGGCGGACGCATCTGGGAGCTGTTGGACAAAACCACGGGGAAGCAGTTGCTGCACACCCATAGCGCACCGCAGCTGGCCAACTTGGCTCTCCGGAACGCGTGGTTCGCTGGTGGCCTGGAATGGAATATCGGAACCAGGGGCCATTCACCCACCACGGTGGAGCCCCTGCACACGGCCCTGGTGACTGCTCCGGATGGCAAGCGGATACTGCGGATGTGGGAGTACGAGAGGCTCCGGGAAGTGGTCTTCCAAGTGGATATCTGGCTTCCGGCTGAATCACCGGTGCTGTTTGCTGCAGTCCGGATCCGGAACCCCAATAATCACGCAGTTCCCATGTATTGGTGGAGCAACGCGGCCATCCCGGAAAGGGAGCGCACCAGGGTGATCGCGCCCGCGGACCACGCGTACGGCAGCGACTACGCCACCACCATCACCAGGGTCCGGCCCGCGGACCACCACGGTTATGACGCCACGTGGCCGGTCAAGAACCCGCATGCTGCCGACTTCTTCTTTGACGTCCGCCCCGACCAACAGGGTTGGGTGGTGGCGGCGGATGAGGACGGAGACGGGCTGGCGATGCTCTCCAGCAGCCGTCTGCGCGGAAAGAAGCTCTTCGTCTGGGGCCAGGGCCCCGGTGGCAAACGGTGGCAGGAATGGCTGAGCCCGGGCGCCGGCCCCTACGCCGAGATCCAAGCCGGGCTCGCGCAAACCCAGTTTGAGCACCTCTCCATGCCGGCCGGTGCGGAATGGACATGGGTGGAGGCGTACGGCAATGGCAGGCTCGATGCTGCCGCCGCCCACAGCCCGGACTGGCGGGGCGCCGTGCAGCATGCCACTGAACGTTTGAAGGGGCTGGTGTCGCACAGGGACCTGGAAGACATGCTCCCCACCGCTGTTCGCGACGCTGACATACCGCCGTCCAGGATGATCATGGTGGGCGGCGGCTGGGGAGTTGTGGAACGTTCCCGACGCCGGCGGGCAGGCATGCCGTGGCTGGATGAAAGCGGCACGCCCTTTGTCAACGGCAGCCTCACGCCGGAGCAGGAACCGTGGTTGGCGCTCCTGCGTGGATCACCGTTCGACGGCGCCGACAATTACGTCGCGGGGGAGGACTGGGAGGAGTTGCTGGGTGCAGATTCCGGGTCCGAGGCCTGTTTCCACCGTGCCACGATGCAGCATGCACGCCAGGACGTGGCAGCTGCCGCCGATGGATATCGCCGGATTCTGGCAGTGCCGGGCGTCCGGCGGCGCACCAGGGCGTTGGCGCATCGTGGACTGGGTTTGGCGCTGCTCGCGATGGGCAAGATCCAGGAGGGCCTTGCCCATCTGAGGGACGGAGTGGAAACCGATTCGTCAGACGTGGCTTTTCTGGTTGAAGCCGTGACGCTCAGCATCCGCCACGGCGACCCTGTCATGGCACGCGATATGGCGGAGTCGGCACCCAAGGAGGGCGCCGTCGTCGGACGTTTGAGGTTCCTCAGGGCGGTGGCGTTGGCGCAGTCCGGGCACCAGGCGGAGGCCGCAGCGATCCTGCGGGAGGGCGTGGAAATCCCGGATATCCGGGAAGGCGAGGACACCATAGCGGAGCTCTGGGAACGGGTGTGTCCGGGTGAGCCCGTGCCTGCGGCTTACCGCTTCGGCATGCATTAG
- a CDS encoding AAA family ATPase, translated as MIPTVEPAVDRAPGVSKEIEDAAWHVLGPALQGRPSALDGRTLTWTAEAAAELLERLERGVEDSKAPMMTNLRKNLEGASREAKLLAVELLYLQSLPLAHEVKSLRVKRARVAEAASWVEPTVELPGELYEGMTDHGVIRDRTAEFNWTIWDHLKWLCRFVAHVDSQSTAAISEALADPHMFHKLAAGTPEDQPALRRSIEYLVWPSYFEPVVADVERQEIRDAFASLVGGAKGDTDEDITADIHRIRLHLDEQAGQRIDWYARQLVSQWRKVGDPGRRSWLLRTHHDHADLLAAWVAEEKATLDVEHLRSLTAGVTAGVVQHAVDEDYKHLGYVEREDTKTAVFAFLTVMKPGDLTLYQHAGRVRVGVVLGEPELHEDNRRIRRKVRWFDDSYAIPELPRHAQRQLSTPGIIVDVTRVIQALQELLPVEAETDGEDETPPTAVVEVVQQGFRPLTEEFAASLHMDLEPLKEIAELLEDNRQLVLYGPPGTGKTYLAKHLAAELAGDHTDERVKLVQFHPSYAYEDFFEGYRPDKTDDGQVSFKLVAGPLRRLAEEAAKPENAHKPYFLIIDEMNRANLAKVFGELYFLLEYRDDRIYLQYSPNEPFSLPDNLYIIGTMNTADRSIAMMDAAIRRRFAFIELHPTVEPVRGTLRRFLEAKGLDTLNADLLDALNSAMDDWDRDLMIGPSYFMKPSAQNPTGLRRIWKYELMPLLEEHYHGQLNRAQLEERFGLEQLLGRLAAR; from the coding sequence GTGATTCCAACCGTAGAACCTGCCGTTGACCGCGCCCCCGGAGTCTCCAAGGAGATCGAGGATGCGGCCTGGCATGTGCTCGGTCCGGCGCTGCAAGGCAGACCCTCGGCGCTGGACGGAAGGACCCTCACGTGGACTGCGGAGGCTGCCGCTGAGCTGCTGGAACGCCTGGAGCGCGGGGTTGAGGACTCCAAAGCACCCATGATGACCAACCTGCGCAAAAACCTTGAGGGTGCCTCCCGCGAGGCCAAGCTGTTGGCCGTGGAACTGTTGTATCTTCAGTCGCTGCCTTTGGCCCACGAGGTCAAATCCCTCCGGGTCAAGCGTGCCCGCGTCGCCGAGGCCGCGTCTTGGGTGGAACCAACCGTTGAGCTGCCCGGGGAACTGTACGAAGGAATGACGGACCACGGGGTGATCCGTGACCGGACGGCCGAGTTCAACTGGACCATTTGGGACCACCTGAAATGGCTGTGCCGTTTTGTTGCCCATGTGGACAGCCAGAGCACGGCCGCCATCAGTGAGGCATTGGCGGACCCGCACATGTTCCACAAACTCGCCGCCGGCACACCGGAAGACCAGCCCGCGCTGCGCAGGAGCATCGAGTACCTGGTGTGGCCCAGCTATTTTGAACCGGTGGTTGCTGACGTTGAACGTCAGGAAATCCGTGATGCCTTTGCATCGCTGGTGGGCGGCGCCAAGGGCGACACGGACGAGGACATTACCGCGGACATCCACCGCATCCGGTTGCACCTTGACGAGCAAGCGGGGCAGCGCATCGATTGGTATGCGCGCCAGCTTGTCAGCCAGTGGCGCAAGGTGGGGGACCCCGGGCGGCGCTCCTGGCTCCTGCGCACCCACCACGATCACGCTGACCTCCTGGCCGCGTGGGTGGCTGAGGAGAAGGCCACCCTGGACGTTGAGCACCTGCGCTCACTGACCGCAGGCGTTACCGCCGGCGTGGTCCAACATGCCGTGGACGAAGACTACAAACATCTCGGTTACGTGGAACGGGAAGACACCAAGACAGCGGTCTTCGCGTTCCTCACCGTCATGAAGCCGGGCGACCTCACGCTCTACCAGCATGCGGGCCGCGTCCGTGTGGGTGTGGTGCTGGGCGAGCCCGAACTTCACGAGGACAACAGGCGGATCCGTCGCAAGGTCCGCTGGTTCGATGACAGCTATGCCATCCCTGAGCTTCCCCGCCACGCCCAACGGCAGCTCTCCACCCCCGGCATCATCGTGGACGTCACCAGGGTCATTCAGGCACTGCAGGAACTCCTTCCGGTGGAAGCCGAAACCGATGGTGAGGATGAGACGCCGCCAACCGCCGTTGTCGAGGTTGTCCAGCAGGGGTTCCGCCCCCTCACGGAAGAGTTCGCCGCCTCACTGCACATGGACCTGGAGCCCCTCAAGGAGATCGCGGAACTGCTGGAAGACAACCGCCAGCTGGTCCTCTACGGCCCTCCGGGGACCGGCAAGACCTACTTGGCCAAGCACTTGGCTGCGGAGCTGGCAGGGGACCACACGGACGAGCGCGTGAAGCTGGTCCAGTTCCACCCGTCGTACGCCTATGAGGATTTCTTTGAGGGCTACAGGCCGGACAAGACCGACGACGGCCAGGTCTCCTTCAAGCTGGTGGCCGGGCCGCTGCGCCGGCTCGCTGAAGAAGCCGCCAAGCCCGAGAACGCGCACAAGCCGTACTTCCTGATCATCGATGAGATGAACCGGGCCAACCTGGCCAAGGTGTTCGGCGAGCTCTACTTCCTGCTGGAGTACCGCGACGACCGCATCTACCTGCAGTACAGCCCCAACGAGCCCTTCAGCTTGCCGGACAACCTCTACATCATCGGCACCATGAACACGGCCGACCGCTCCATCGCCATGATGGATGCCGCCATTCGCCGTCGCTTCGCCTTCATTGAGCTGCACCCCACCGTGGAACCTGTCCGGGGCACGCTGCGCCGCTTCCTTGAAGCCAAGGGACTGGACACCCTCAACGCGGATCTTCTGGACGCGCTCAACAGTGCCATGGACGATTGGGACCGCGACCTCATGATCGGGCCGTCGTACTTCATGAAGCCCTCTGCGCAGAACCCCACGGGCCTGCGCCGGATTTGGAAATACGAGCTCATGCCCTTGCTGGAAGAGCACTACCACGGGCAGTTGAACCGCGCGCAGCTGGAAGAGCGGTTCGGGCTGGAACAACTGCTGGGGCGTCTTGCGGCCCGCTAG
- a CDS encoding 5-methylcytosine restriction system specificity protein McrC has product MDELSGGVVDKLDPPSAAFINASGLAKAAPMGMGLYRIEPVGKVGSVRTATVQLEVRPKDRLGLNRLLFLLGYAGDQGFRDHSVEAVEHPDLWSALAESLAQLADKALSRGVLQGYLTMDESLRTVKGRIRISDQISRRPGMMVPLEVSYDEFTENIAENRILRAALERMGQVPAVRPEVLSRLRQLKGKLDAVTRLRPGAPLPHWQANRMNLRYHAVLRLAEVILRNSSAEAGVGKQQTASFVVDMAQVFEEFVGTALRSAMSAHPGEMRLQYGALLNEAVRDSDRLMVRPDAVHFLGGRPVVVYDSKYKAASDAGASLSADHYQLLAYCTALRVPTAWLVYAGAGEMKLRRILNTDIDIVEYPLDLSRPPSEILAAVADLAEQSWGEVVRQAVAGRLASD; this is encoded by the coding sequence ATGGACGAGCTCTCCGGCGGAGTGGTGGACAAACTTGACCCCCCGTCAGCGGCGTTCATTAACGCCAGCGGACTGGCCAAGGCCGCACCCATGGGCATGGGGCTGTACCGGATTGAACCCGTTGGCAAAGTGGGTTCGGTCCGCACAGCCACCGTGCAGCTGGAAGTCCGCCCCAAGGACCGGCTCGGCCTGAACCGCCTCCTGTTCCTCCTCGGCTACGCCGGGGACCAAGGCTTCCGCGATCACTCCGTGGAGGCCGTGGAACATCCGGACCTGTGGAGTGCCCTGGCTGAATCCCTGGCCCAGCTCGCGGACAAGGCCCTCAGCCGCGGTGTCCTCCAGGGGTACCTGACCATGGACGAGTCCCTGCGCACAGTGAAGGGCCGCATCCGCATCTCGGACCAGATTTCGCGCCGGCCAGGGATGATGGTTCCCCTGGAAGTTTCCTATGACGAGTTCACGGAGAACATCGCGGAGAACCGGATCCTTCGGGCAGCGCTGGAGCGCATGGGTCAGGTTCCCGCCGTCCGACCGGAGGTGCTGAGCCGCCTGAGGCAGCTCAAAGGCAAGCTCGACGCCGTCACCCGGCTCAGGCCCGGAGCGCCACTGCCGCACTGGCAGGCCAACCGGATGAACCTCCGGTACCACGCAGTGCTGCGCCTGGCCGAGGTGATCCTGCGTAACTCCTCCGCCGAGGCCGGCGTTGGCAAGCAGCAAACAGCCTCGTTCGTGGTGGACATGGCGCAGGTGTTCGAGGAGTTCGTGGGGACAGCACTGCGTAGCGCCATGAGTGCGCACCCCGGGGAGATGCGGCTCCAGTATGGGGCCCTCCTCAACGAGGCAGTACGCGATTCGGACCGCCTGATGGTCCGCCCGGATGCGGTACATTTCCTGGGTGGACGGCCCGTGGTGGTGTACGACTCCAAATACAAAGCAGCGTCCGACGCCGGTGCGTCCCTGAGCGCAGACCATTACCAGTTGCTGGCCTACTGCACTGCACTCCGGGTTCCCACCGCATGGCTCGTGTATGCAGGAGCAGGGGAGATGAAGCTGCGACGCATCCTCAACACGGACATCGACATTGTGGAGTACCCGCTGGACCTGTCCCGGCCGCCGTCGGAAATCCTCGCCGCCGTGGCTGATCTCGCGGAACAGTCCTGGGGTGAAGTGGTGCGCCAGGCTGTGGCGGGCCGCCTGGCGTCGGACTAG
- a CDS encoding PLDc N-terminal domain-containing protein: protein MMARRKSWRDLSSGQRLAVVLSGVVNLALLVAAQRSIAKTPDSQVRGKKVVWRAVSFVNFFGPVGWFLFGHRKDSK from the coding sequence ATGATGGCTCGCAGGAAATCGTGGCGGGATTTGAGCAGTGGTCAGCGCCTGGCCGTGGTCCTCAGCGGAGTGGTGAACCTGGCGCTCTTGGTAGCGGCCCAGCGCAGCATCGCCAAGACACCCGATTCCCAGGTCAGGGGCAAGAAAGTGGTGTGGCGTGCAGTCTCTTTCGTCAACTTCTTTGGTCCCGTGGGCTGGTTCCTGTTCGGGCACCGCAAGGACTCGAAATAG
- a CDS encoding sensor histidine kinase: MTDPSIWDFGEKKKLLIFQRSFHEHSLRMRVVLSQLPLSVCVCISALLVWVFFPSTLENPLFLIFLLSQALLLALCVVIPWHRLPFASFLVLPVADMVSIAFGREGGQEALTGISVLVVLPVIWLCASGLYPKLALVLSFLGPLAIVWTPLFARGAVTEQALTKPLLFPILILGIGVSVSVLTLSMIRQQRVLEQKDRALNEALDVSTKQERLLNGVMEALPLGVVAVDGEGHDILMNRRQRITHLLATPEGNDDPNESELLIFDTDKTTPLATDRRPVRRAVLGERFTDQLVWIGTSKEQRAFTASARPMVDHRGAFAGSVVVFSDVTDLVNALAAKDDFVANVSHEFRTPLTSILGYVELILDSEAIDAPSRKQLDIVRRNAERLLTLVSDLLAIRSGQIVVQPHAVDVTELVRGSVTSAEPRANKAGIRLSMDLPETLEARVDSSRIAQVLDNLVSNAIKYSPDGGDVEVAAWQEHDFVFCRVTDTGMGMSEDEQAEAFTQFFRAGGVRKSAIPGVGLGLPISKAIVEAHGGTITVESEPGRGTTFTVKVPA, translated from the coding sequence ATGACCGACCCCTCCATCTGGGACTTTGGCGAAAAGAAGAAATTGTTGATTTTCCAGCGCTCTTTTCACGAACACTCGCTCCGCATGCGGGTGGTTCTGAGTCAATTGCCGCTGTCCGTCTGCGTCTGCATTTCGGCACTGTTGGTATGGGTGTTTTTTCCCAGCACCCTGGAAAATCCGTTATTCCTTATATTTCTGCTGAGCCAGGCGCTGCTGCTTGCCCTGTGCGTCGTCATTCCCTGGCACAGGCTGCCGTTTGCCAGCTTCCTTGTCCTACCGGTTGCGGACATGGTGTCCATAGCCTTTGGACGTGAAGGCGGGCAGGAAGCCCTGACTGGTATCAGCGTTTTGGTGGTTCTGCCGGTTATTTGGCTTTGCGCCTCCGGTCTTTATCCGAAATTGGCCCTTGTCCTGTCCTTCCTTGGGCCGCTGGCCATTGTGTGGACTCCCCTGTTCGCGCGGGGAGCGGTCACCGAGCAAGCCCTCACCAAACCGCTGCTTTTTCCCATTCTCATTCTTGGCATCGGCGTGTCGGTCAGTGTCCTGACCTTGAGCATGATTCGTCAACAGCGTGTTTTGGAGCAGAAAGACCGGGCCCTCAACGAGGCCCTGGACGTCAGCACCAAGCAGGAACGGCTCCTCAACGGCGTCATGGAAGCCCTCCCCTTGGGAGTGGTGGCCGTGGACGGCGAAGGGCACGACATCCTGATGAACCGCCGGCAAAGAATCACACACCTGCTGGCCACCCCTGAAGGCAACGACGACCCCAATGAGTCCGAGCTGCTGATATTCGACACCGACAAAACCACTCCGTTGGCTACTGATCGGCGACCTGTCCGGCGGGCAGTCCTGGGCGAACGCTTCACGGACCAGCTGGTGTGGATCGGGACAAGCAAGGAACAGCGTGCCTTCACAGCCAGCGCCCGCCCCATGGTGGATCACCGGGGAGCTTTTGCCGGTTCCGTGGTGGTCTTCAGCGATGTCACTGACCTGGTGAACGCCTTGGCGGCAAAGGACGACTTTGTTGCCAACGTCTCCCACGAGTTCAGGACGCCGCTGACCTCGATCCTCGGGTACGTTGAACTGATTTTGGATTCCGAGGCGATCGATGCCCCCTCCCGCAAGCAGCTGGACATTGTGCGGCGCAACGCCGAGCGGCTCCTAACCCTGGTCTCCGACCTCCTGGCCATCCGTTCGGGTCAGATCGTGGTCCAACCGCACGCCGTGGATGTCACCGAGCTGGTCAGGGGAAGCGTCACCTCCGCCGAGCCCCGGGCCAACAAAGCCGGAATCCGGTTGTCCATGGATCTTCCGGAAACCCTGGAAGCGCGCGTCGATTCCTCCCGGATCGCGCAGGTCTTGGACAACCTGGTTTCCAACGCCATTAAGTATTCGCCCGACGGCGGCGACGTTGAAGTAGCTGCGTGGCAGGAGCACGACTTTGTTTTCTGCCGTGTCACGGACACCGGGATGGGAATGAGCGAGGACGAGCAGGCCGAGGCCTTCACCCAGTTCTTCCGCGCCGGAGGTGTCCGGAAAAGCGCCATCCCCGGAGTTGGGCTGGGACTGCCCATCAGCAAGGCGATCGTGGAGGCACACGGCGGGACCATCACAGTGGAGAGCGAGCCGGGCCGTGGCACTACGTTCACCGTGAAGGTGCCTGCCTGA